A single Nostoc sp. PCC 7107 DNA region contains:
- a CDS encoding peroxiredoxin has protein sequence MSLTYGTEGSLRVGQQAPDFTATAVVDQEFKTVKLSDYRGKYVVLFFYPLDFTFVCPTEITAFSDRYEEFKKLNTEVLGVSVDSEFSHLAWIQTDRKSGGVGDLNYPLVSDIKKEISADYNVLDPAAGVALRGLFLIDKDGIIQHATINNLAFGRSVDETLRTLQAIQHVQSHPDEVCPAGWQPGDQTMNPDPVKSKVYFASV, from the coding sequence ATGTCCCTCACTTACGGAACAGAAGGAAGCCTCCGCGTTGGTCAACAAGCTCCCGATTTTACAGCAACCGCTGTAGTAGATCAGGAATTCAAGACAGTCAAACTTTCCGACTATCGCGGCAAGTATGTTGTCTTATTTTTCTACCCCCTAGACTTTACCTTTGTTTGTCCTACTGAGATCACAGCATTTAGCGATCGCTACGAAGAATTCAAGAAACTTAACACTGAAGTTCTCGGTGTTTCCGTTGATAGTGAGTTCTCACACCTCGCTTGGATTCAAACCGATCGCAAATCAGGTGGCGTAGGCGACCTCAATTATCCCCTAGTTTCCGATATTAAGAAAGAAATTAGCGCAGATTACAACGTTCTTGACCCAGCAGCGGGCGTTGCCTTGCGTGGTCTATTCTTGATTGACAAAGATGGTATCATTCAACACGCTACCATTAACAACCTAGCTTTTGGTCGTAGCGTTGATGAAACTCTACGAACATTACAAGCAATTCAGCACGTCCAATCACATCCTGACGAAGTTTGCCCCGCTGGTTGGCAACCAGGTGATCAGACAATGAATCCTGATCCTGTGAAGTCTAAAGTTTACTTCGCTTCCGTCTAG
- a CDS encoding YcjF family protein: MPLSRIVTLIVGLIVILAMSLWLIDSLSRLYWQLSYSPLLGNLLLLLLVVLIGGLVAAFVYYVLVLQGGEKRSRQGRKRVTPAQIPAAKSDAASSTIQAVRQQVSQIQDEVARQALLSRSREIEVNLARGEIQVVVFGTGSAGKTSLVNAIMGRMVGQVNAPMGTTTAGETYCLRLKGLERKILITDTPGILEAGVAGTEREQLARELATAADLLLFVVDNDLRRSEYEPLRGLAEIGKRSLLILNKTDLYTDENKEVILARLRERVRGFIATNDVVAIAANPQSAQLETGELYEPEPDIVPLLRRMAAVLRAEGEDLVADNILLQSLRLGEEARKLIDAQRRRQADKIVERFQWIGAGVVSVTPLPVVDLLATAAVNAQMVVEIGRVYGCELNMERGRELALSLAKTIASLGIVKGAIQLVSTALQLNVATFVIGRAIQGVTAAYLTRIAGKSFIEYFRHDQDWGDGGMTEVVQRQFQMNRRDEFIKAFIQEAIAKVVKPLQDKIEAVEQDEEVH, encoded by the coding sequence ATGCCTTTATCGCGCATAGTAACGCTAATTGTTGGTCTCATCGTCATTTTGGCCATGAGCCTGTGGCTGATAGATTCTCTATCGCGCCTTTATTGGCAATTGTCTTATTCGCCGTTACTCGGTAATTTGCTGCTGTTGCTGTTGGTTGTCTTGATTGGCGGCTTAGTTGCGGCTTTTGTTTATTACGTATTGGTGCTTCAGGGAGGAGAAAAACGTTCCCGCCAAGGACGTAAGCGCGTGACACCAGCCCAAATCCCCGCAGCTAAATCTGATGCAGCTTCTTCCACAATCCAAGCTGTGCGTCAACAAGTTTCGCAAATTCAAGACGAAGTAGCACGACAAGCTTTATTAAGTCGATCGCGGGAAATTGAAGTTAATTTAGCACGGGGTGAAATTCAAGTTGTAGTATTTGGGACAGGAAGTGCAGGCAAAACTTCCCTTGTCAATGCCATTATGGGGCGGATGGTCGGGCAAGTAAATGCACCAATGGGGACAACGACAGCAGGCGAAACTTATTGTCTGCGGTTAAAGGGGTTGGAACGCAAAATTTTAATTACCGACACACCGGGAATTTTAGAAGCAGGAGTCGCTGGAACCGAACGAGAACAGTTAGCAAGGGAATTAGCCACAGCCGCAGATTTGTTGTTATTTGTAGTAGATAATGACCTACGACGCTCCGAATATGAACCATTGCGGGGTTTGGCCGAAATTGGCAAGCGATCGCTGTTAATTCTTAATAAAACTGACCTCTATACAGACGAAAATAAAGAAGTCATTTTGGCTCGGTTGCGAGAACGAGTCCGGGGCTTTATTGCAACTAACGATGTTGTAGCGATCGCGGCTAATCCTCAATCGGCTCAACTAGAAACAGGCGAACTCTACGAACCAGAGCCAGATATTGTACCCTTGTTACGGCGGATGGCTGCTGTGCTGCGGGCTGAGGGTGAAGATTTAGTCGCAGATAACATTTTGCTGCAATCTTTACGGTTAGGAGAAGAAGCACGTAAACTCATTGATGCCCAGCGTCGCCGTCAAGCCGATAAAATTGTTGAGCGATTTCAGTGGATTGGCGCTGGGGTAGTTTCAGTGACACCCTTACCAGTAGTAGATTTACTCGCAACCGCCGCTGTGAATGCTCAAATGGTTGTGGAAATTGGTAGAGTTTACGGCTGTGAATTGAACATGGAACGGGGAAGGGAGTTAGCTTTATCTTTAGCGAAAACTATTGCCAGTTTAGGGATAGTCAAGGGCGCGATTCAATTAGTTTCTACAGCTTTGCAACTGAATGTCGCCACATTCGTTATTGGTAGAGCCATTCAAGGGGTGACAGCTGCATATTTAACCAGAATTGCGGGGAAAAGTTTTATTGAGTATTTTCGCCATGATCAAGATTGGGGCGATGGCGGAATGACCGAAGTAGTACAGCGCCAGTTTCAAATGAACCGCCGAGATGAGTTTATCAAAGCTTTTATTCAAGAAGCGATCGCCAAAGTTGTCAAACCATTACAAGACAAAATAGAAGCCGTTGAACAAGATGAAGAAGTTCATTAG
- a CDS encoding PEP-CTERM sorting domain-containing protein (PEP-CTERM proteins occur, often in large numbers, in the proteomes of bacteria that also encode an exosortase, a predicted intramembrane cysteine proteinase. The presence of a PEP-CTERM domain at a protein's C-terminus predicts cleavage within the sorting domain, followed by covalent anchoring to some some component of the (usually Gram-negative) cell surface. Many PEP-CTERM proteins exhibit an unusual sequence composition that includes large numbers of potential glycosylation sites. Expression of one such protein has been shown restore the ability of a bacterium to form floc, a type of biofilm.) gives MLTTSYKKLSQATAGIALGAAMLAAVNAPAQAATLTTYNFSGQFESLALPGSSGVSLGLQNGSFDGSYTVDVDQLPTATQVNLASWLVNVRDASNNILKTFSSAIVGNTGIAVNDGVRFTNFVAASTGAETASLGVVFNPGFTGSPGNGPTDGLFSSVIFSNSIVAGQIPIKSTPVPEPVSTAGIAVAGAMGLWMKRKQKSSIA, from the coding sequence ATGCTTACAACATCCTACAAAAAACTATCTCAAGCTACTGCTGGTATTGCCCTTGGTGCTGCTATGTTAGCAGCTGTGAATGCTCCCGCCCAAGCTGCAACTTTGACCACATATAATTTTTCTGGTCAATTTGAATCCCTAGCGCTTCCCGGTTCTAGCGGTGTATCTCTAGGTTTGCAAAATGGTTCTTTTGATGGAAGTTATACCGTAGATGTAGATCAACTACCTACTGCAACACAAGTGAATTTGGCTAGTTGGCTCGTAAATGTACGAGATGCTTCCAACAATATTTTAAAAACCTTTTCTAGTGCGATCGTTGGTAACACTGGTATAGCAGTGAATGATGGTGTTCGCTTTACCAATTTTGTCGCCGCATCAACAGGTGCAGAGACAGCAAGTTTAGGAGTTGTATTTAATCCTGGATTTACAGGCTCACCCGGAAATGGCCCAACTGATGGACTGTTCAGTAGTGTAATATTCTCCAATAGTATAGTTGCTGGACAAATCCCCATCAAATCTACACCTGTACCAGAACCTGTTTCTACCGCTGGTATTGCTGTTGCTGGTGCTATGGGTTTATGGATGAAGCGTAAACAAAAATCTTCCATAGCATAG
- a CDS encoding amylo-alpha-1,6-glucosidase — MTNLDPREWLLTNGLGSFASGTVSDVRTRTYHGWLFAATSPPSGRTLLLSHLEASLEVSKGIVSLGTNIWGSGEIKPTGYELLRSFDINPVPKWIWGEDNWQLSRQLLMPYGWEGNGHDSPPPHAHLSHRILIHYRYDGVETAILKLRLLVCDRDFHHQQKAAGLQFSQLLGQQQVCLQAIASGNFGKPWYLRWTQGKYQADAFWYWNYILPEETSRGLSDYEDLYSPGYLSVTLQPGDAVTLEARLGFPDPQQSLLVPESFAEAVEAEQERLCQIFGCSKTVNRDWGLLRGREAGEQTKKEDFILPVSSQSLIWQHLLKASDQFIVYRAAIAGPTLIAGYHWFNDRGRDALIALPGLALVPQRYELAKGLLQTFGRYCRHGLIPNNFPDVDTEPYYNSIDAALWWIETLGLYLETTQDWEFLADQFPVVQQIHKAFVGGTRYNIQVDATDGLVGCYARGVALTWMDAVVNGQPVTPRHGKPVEINALWYSALCWMSQWAKRLSQMPVDDAARLAKQAQRYEQQAQQVKVSLQKFWNPILGYLYDTIEPDDRRNSQIRPNAVLALSLHHCGFSQQQGRQVLDLATYRLLTPYGLRSLDVIDPEYVGKYIGMPHDRDRAYHQGTVWSWLIGPFTRAWQRFYPKEPLPFSWQPLLDHFLASACLGSISEIFDGDPPHTPRGAIAQAWSVAEVMRHIHEF; from the coding sequence ATGACCAATTTAGATCCAAGAGAATGGTTACTCACCAATGGCTTAGGCAGTTTTGCCAGTGGTACAGTTTCTGATGTCCGCACCCGCACTTATCACGGTTGGTTATTTGCTGCGACAAGTCCACCTTCTGGGCGCACTTTGTTGTTATCGCATTTAGAAGCGAGTTTAGAAGTATCAAAGGGAATTGTTTCCCTGGGGACAAATATCTGGGGCAGTGGTGAGATTAAGCCTACCGGTTACGAACTACTGCGCTCTTTTGACATTAACCCAGTTCCCAAATGGATTTGGGGTGAAGATAACTGGCAGTTAAGCAGACAACTGCTGATGCCATACGGATGGGAAGGAAATGGACACGATAGTCCCCCGCCTCATGCCCATCTCAGCCATCGGATTTTAATTCACTATCGTTATGATGGCGTAGAGACGGCTATTCTCAAACTGCGACTACTCGTTTGCGATCGCGACTTTCATCATCAGCAAAAGGCCGCAGGCTTACAATTTTCCCAATTACTAGGACAACAACAAGTTTGCCTCCAAGCGATCGCTTCTGGAAACTTTGGTAAACCTTGGTATTTGCGTTGGACACAGGGCAAATATCAAGCAGACGCATTTTGGTATTGGAATTACATCCTCCCCGAAGAGACAAGTCGAGGATTAAGTGATTATGAAGACCTTTATAGCCCTGGCTATTTAAGCGTCACTCTCCAGCCAGGAGATGCTGTAACTTTAGAAGCGCGGTTAGGTTTTCCTGACCCACAACAAAGTCTATTAGTACCAGAAAGCTTTGCAGAAGCAGTAGAAGCAGAACAAGAAAGGCTCTGCCAGATTTTTGGATGTAGTAAAACCGTAAATAGAGACTGGGGACTATTAAGAGGTAGGGAAGCTGGAGAGCAAACAAAAAAAGAGGATTTTATCCTCCCTGTATCTTCCCAATCGCTCATTTGGCAGCACCTACTCAAAGCCAGCGATCAGTTTATTGTTTATCGGGCTGCCATTGCTGGCCCTACACTGATTGCTGGTTATCACTGGTTTAATGACAGAGGACGTGATGCTTTAATTGCCTTACCAGGTCTAGCACTAGTACCGCAGCGTTATGAATTAGCCAAAGGGCTATTACAAACTTTTGGGCGTTACTGTCGCCACGGGTTAATTCCGAATAATTTTCCTGACGTTGACACCGAGCCATATTACAACAGTATTGATGCCGCCCTATGGTGGATTGAAACATTAGGACTTTACTTAGAAACCACCCAAGACTGGGAGTTTTTGGCAGACCAATTTCCTGTAGTGCAGCAAATCCACAAAGCCTTTGTGGGTGGTACACGTTATAACATCCAAGTTGATGCTACTGATGGCTTAGTGGGCTGCTATGCTCGCGGTGTCGCCTTAACTTGGATGGATGCAGTAGTTAATGGTCAGCCTGTGACACCCCGTCATGGTAAGCCAGTAGAAATTAATGCCCTGTGGTATTCTGCTTTGTGTTGGATGAGTCAATGGGCAAAACGCTTAAGTCAAATGCCAGTAGATGATGCAGCCCGTCTAGCAAAACAGGCGCAGCGTTATGAACAGCAAGCACAACAGGTAAAGGTTTCCCTGCAAAAATTCTGGAACCCCATATTGGGTTACTTATACGACACCATTGAGCCAGACGATCGCCGCAATTCCCAAATTCGTCCCAATGCGGTTCTCGCATTATCTCTACACCATTGTGGATTTTCTCAACAACAAGGTCGTCAGGTACTGGACTTAGCCACCTATCGCTTGCTAACTCCCTATGGACTTCGCAGTCTCGATGTCATTGATCCCGAATACGTGGGTAAATATATAGGTATGCCCCACGATCGCGATCGCGCCTACCACCAAGGTACAGTTTGGAGTTGGTTAATTGGGCCATTCACTCGCGCCTGGCAACGTTTTTACCCCAAGGAACCATTACCTTTTAGTTGGCAACCTCTCCTAGACCATTTTTTGGCAAGTGCTTGTCTTGGCTCCATTTCCGAAATTTTTGATGGCGATCCACCACACACACCCAGAGGTGCGATCGCCCAAGCTTGGTCAGTGGCTGAAGTGATGCGTCATATCCATGAATTTTGA